The following coding sequences lie in one Spirosoma sp. KUDC1026 genomic window:
- a CDS encoding TolC family protein, with protein sequence MRFIPFPLNLQLTVSFTNHKVVFCLFLGVSVALSSCQVAKVPASSPAISVPDSYVDRVNANGPNPGMTDSLGIGDLPYRTLFTDDRLVALIDTAVARNLDLKIAWQRIAVAQANYGISRGALLPQVDAVATTGVDRFGRYTLNGVGNFDTNLSDNVTGSSLIPNPTPDFFVGFRSNWEVDIWGKLQNRRNAAYKRVMASQEGRHLLLTTLISDVSRLYYTLLALDGELEIIRENVTLQQQAVELVEVQKAAGRVTELAVQQFRAQLLNTQSLAGGVQQQIVDTENQLNVLLGRYPRPVPRGVSIRDQQLPPTLLAGIPAQLLQRRPDIRQAERELDAANIDVAVARAEFLPSLNLSPYLGLNAFRPDVLLNPQSVAAGILGGLAAPVFNRRLLKGNLRISQAQSQEAYYTYQRTVLTGVSEVTTSLKGLENYRSVADLQTKEVAELRLAATTSDDLFGTGYATYLEVITAQRSILQAELNLMNTKRAQFLSLVDLYRALGGGWN encoded by the coding sequence ATGCGATTCATTCCATTTCCACTAAATCTGCAGTTAACGGTGTCGTTCACGAATCATAAAGTAGTTTTCTGTCTATTTCTGGGCGTATCGGTCGCGCTGAGCAGTTGCCAGGTGGCCAAGGTACCGGCCTCATCGCCCGCTATTTCTGTTCCGGATTCCTACGTAGATCGGGTTAACGCCAATGGTCCCAATCCGGGGATGACGGATTCGCTGGGGATTGGCGATTTGCCCTACCGAACACTGTTTACCGACGACAGGCTGGTGGCACTGATCGATACGGCAGTAGCGCGTAACCTCGATCTAAAAATCGCCTGGCAGCGCATCGCCGTCGCGCAGGCGAATTACGGGATCAGCCGGGGTGCCCTGCTCCCTCAGGTCGATGCCGTAGCGACAACGGGAGTCGATCGATTTGGGCGGTACACGCTCAATGGGGTAGGTAACTTCGACACCAATCTCTCCGATAACGTAACGGGCTCCAGCCTGATTCCCAACCCCACGCCCGACTTTTTCGTTGGTTTCCGAAGCAACTGGGAAGTCGATATCTGGGGTAAACTTCAGAACCGCCGAAATGCAGCCTACAAGCGTGTGATGGCCTCGCAGGAAGGACGCCACCTGTTACTGACAACGCTTATCTCTGACGTATCACGGCTGTATTATACCCTCCTGGCGCTGGACGGTGAACTCGAAATCATCCGCGAGAACGTTACGCTGCAGCAGCAGGCGGTTGAACTGGTGGAGGTGCAAAAAGCCGCGGGGCGGGTTACGGAGCTGGCCGTTCAGCAGTTCCGGGCCCAGTTACTGAATACGCAGAGCCTGGCAGGTGGGGTACAGCAGCAGATCGTCGATACCGAAAATCAGCTGAACGTTCTGCTGGGTCGCTATCCGAGACCCGTTCCGCGGGGCGTATCCATCCGGGACCAGCAGTTGCCGCCGACCCTGCTGGCTGGTATTCCCGCGCAGCTCCTGCAACGACGTCCCGACATCCGACAGGCAGAGCGGGAACTGGATGCGGCTAACATCGACGTAGCCGTAGCCAGAGCCGAGTTTCTGCCGTCGCTCAACCTGAGTCCGTACCTGGGTCTGAATGCCTTCCGGCCCGATGTGCTGCTCAATCCCCAGTCGGTAGCGGCTGGAATTCTGGGTGGCCTGGCTGCGCCAGTCTTTAACCGACGTCTGCTGAAAGGCAATCTGCGGATCTCGCAGGCACAGAGTCAGGAAGCGTACTACACCTACCAGCGAACGGTGCTGACGGGCGTATCGGAAGTGACGACTAGTCTGAAAGGGTTGGAAAACTACCGCAGCGTGGCCGACCTGCAGACCAAAGAAGTAGCCGAACTGCGCCTGGCCGCAACCACCTCCGACGATCTGTTCGGCACCGGCTACGCAACGTATCTGGAAGTCATCACGGCTCAACGATCAATCCTGCAGGCCGAACTGAATCTGATGAACACCAAACGGGCTCAGTTTCTGTCGCTGGTGGATCTGTATCGTGCCCTCGGGGGCGGATGGAATTAA
- a CDS encoding PAS domain-containing protein, giving the protein MNLDTNQSVPSFLAGGGVMTQLIRQYNWSQTTLGSPAQWPRSLQTTLGIMLQSAFPMFLWWGTDRIQFYNDTYAPNLSPTMNQATALGEKGASYWAEIWSALRPQLDQVLAGQVSTSSDRPKIPVFSANQTRLVPWSSSYSPVRDDAGQIAGVLLICQEVTLQPEKPLSSPPAGQPDQTSPIGVWEFNPDTGLVRWDARCAALFGFSTNDDVSLQEVLKHVHPNDASRITEVAQQGMGNRTSSHFDLTYRTIGADDQRLRWVHFTGQAYYTPLGNIHHYGGMAQSVTREMETQRQIKQSEHRFRNLIENSPVAIAVVRGSAFIIDLVNPRMCTIYNRTQEELLGQPLFDVIPESANQGYEELLTAVMQTGKPFAGNELPVRIRRDGQLGLRYINLSYELLREIDGQVAGIIISGFDVTEQVLARQRVEDSEARLRRIFHHAPTAIGIFRGPNFIIELANPNLCTLWGRTEEQVLGKPLFEALPEARGQGFEELLTGVRTTGRSFVGTEVPILLKRNEQLEMVYFDFVYTPFPESNEQIERIIMTATDATKRRQVLQQVEQLLARERELNEMKSNFVTLASHEFRTPMGTILSSASLISSYNGVNEQDKRERHVQRIKSAIDNLTSLLTNFMSISQLDDLTFTRSPHRLNLRMFCSDIIEDIRPLLKPRQHITYSHQEGQTIIELDDQLVKNILINLLTNASKYSAEGKTIELTTAVQPDQLQIWVRDWGIGIPEVDKDKLFVNFFRARNAIHIQGTGLGLYIVKRYVDLLGGTISFTSQLDTGTVFFVQLPLQPLVA; this is encoded by the coding sequence ATGAATCTGGACACCAATCAGTCAGTTCCGTCCTTTCTGGCGGGGGGCGGGGTAATGACCCAGCTGATCCGGCAGTATAACTGGTCCCAGACGACGCTTGGTTCACCAGCGCAGTGGCCCCGGAGCCTGCAGACCACCCTTGGCATTATGCTCCAGTCTGCCTTTCCAATGTTTTTGTGGTGGGGTACCGATCGTATCCAGTTCTACAATGATACCTACGCTCCCAACTTAAGCCCTACTATGAATCAGGCAACCGCTCTGGGTGAAAAGGGGGCTTCCTACTGGGCCGAGATCTGGTCTGCCCTGCGGCCGCAGCTCGATCAGGTTCTCGCGGGCCAGGTCAGTACGTCATCCGACAGGCCAAAGATTCCCGTCTTTTCCGCCAACCAGACCCGCCTGGTTCCCTGGTCCAGCAGCTACAGCCCGGTCCGGGATGATGCCGGGCAGATTGCGGGCGTATTACTTATCTGTCAAGAAGTTACGCTGCAGCCCGAGAAGCCTCTGAGCTCTCCCCCCGCCGGGCAGCCGGACCAAACCAGCCCTATTGGCGTCTGGGAGTTTAACCCGGACACCGGCCTGGTACGCTGGGATGCCCGATGCGCGGCTCTCTTCGGCTTCTCGACAAACGATGATGTGTCCTTGCAGGAGGTGCTGAAGCACGTACATCCCAACGACGCCAGCCGGATTACTGAAGTGGCTCAGCAGGGAATGGGTAACCGGACAAGCAGTCACTTCGATCTGACGTACCGAACGATCGGGGCCGACGACCAACGGCTTCGGTGGGTCCATTTTACGGGTCAGGCCTATTATACGCCACTCGGTAACATTCACCACTACGGCGGCATGGCCCAATCCGTTACCCGGGAGATGGAAACCCAACGTCAGATCAAACAGAGCGAACACCGATTCAGGAATCTGATCGAGAACTCACCCGTAGCGATCGCCGTTGTGCGGGGCTCGGCATTCATCATCGACCTGGTAAATCCCAGAATGTGTACGATCTATAATCGTACGCAGGAAGAACTACTGGGACAACCCCTGTTTGACGTTATTCCGGAATCGGCCAACCAGGGCTACGAGGAGTTACTGACGGCCGTCATGCAGACCGGCAAACCATTTGCGGGCAACGAACTACCAGTCAGAATACGGCGGGATGGCCAGCTTGGCCTGCGTTACATCAATCTCTCCTACGAACTCCTGCGCGAAATTGACGGGCAGGTCGCCGGTATCATTATCTCGGGTTTTGACGTAACCGAGCAGGTACTAGCCCGGCAGCGGGTTGAAGACAGTGAAGCCCGGCTCCGGCGTATTTTTCACCATGCCCCTACGGCTATCGGTATTTTTAGAGGGCCAAATTTTATCATTGAACTCGCTAACCCCAATCTATGTACGCTGTGGGGACGTACCGAAGAACAGGTACTAGGCAAGCCCCTTTTTGAGGCCCTGCCCGAGGCTAGAGGCCAGGGCTTTGAGGAGCTGCTGACCGGCGTGCGCACCACCGGTCGATCGTTCGTCGGGACTGAAGTGCCCATTTTACTCAAGCGCAACGAGCAGCTGGAAATGGTTTATTTCGACTTCGTGTATACGCCTTTTCCCGAATCAAATGAGCAGATCGAACGTATCATCATGACGGCTACCGACGCAACCAAACGCCGACAGGTCCTGCAACAGGTCGAGCAGTTGCTAGCCCGGGAGCGCGAGTTGAATGAGATGAAATCTAATTTCGTTACACTGGCCTCTCACGAGTTTCGAACCCCGATGGGCACAATTCTTTCCTCTGCCTCATTAATCAGCAGTTATAATGGCGTGAATGAGCAGGACAAACGGGAACGTCACGTACAACGTATAAAATCAGCCATTGATAACCTGACCAGTCTGCTGACCAACTTCATGTCCATTAGCCAGTTGGACGACTTAACCTTCACCAGATCTCCTCATCGCCTGAATCTGCGGATGTTCTGCAGTGACATAATCGAGGATATACGACCTCTCCTGAAACCCCGGCAACACATTACCTATTCCCACCAGGAGGGGCAGACCATTATTGAGCTTGACGATCAACTGGTAAAAAACATCCTGATTAATCTGCTGACCAATGCCAGTAAGTACTCAGCCGAGGGAAAAACTATCGAATTAACAACTGCTGTTCAGCCCGATCAGTTACAGATCTGGGTCCGGGACTGGGGCATTGGTATTCCGGAAGTAGATAAGGATAAACTGTTTGTCAACTTCTTCCGGGCGCGCAACGCCATCCATATCCAGGGAACAGGTTTAGGTCTTTACATTGTCAAACGGTATGTCGACCTTTTGGGCGGGACAATTTCGTTTACGAGTCAGCTCGACACAGGCACCGTATTTTTCGTTCAGCTTCCCTTACAGCCATTAGTTGCATGA
- a CDS encoding response regulator, with protein sequence MKTILVIEDTPEMRENITEILQLAQYVVVPTSNGKQGVELARQTRPDLILCDIMMPELDGYGVLHILSKDPITATIPFIFLSAKAEAADFRFGMGLGADDYLIKPFDNVTLLNAVSMRLNKDRSGQQQAISGFGTLKQALTDGEDDRQRISDTYPVTHYKKKQILFKEGSPASALYFVRRGQMKLFMTDANGNAYITSLAGQNDFVGYLALLRDGIYTESAEFLDDSEICTIPKSDFLTLIHNSQEVANQFISLMANDLADYKDRLCKLAYQTVRKRVAEALILFYRKFYARSENPATHDPATYVSTPLTLSRENWSQLVGASTETVIRTLSDFRNEGLIDVNGSQITLLEVQKIAALRH encoded by the coding sequence ATGAAAACGATTCTGGTTATTGAAGACACCCCTGAAATGCGGGAGAATATCACCGAAATTCTCCAGTTGGCTCAATACGTCGTTGTGCCAACCAGCAACGGCAAACAAGGAGTCGAACTCGCCCGACAGACACGGCCCGATTTAATTCTGTGCGATATCATGATGCCCGAGCTGGATGGGTACGGTGTGCTGCACATCTTGAGCAAAGACCCGATTACGGCTACCATTCCGTTTATTTTCCTCTCGGCGAAGGCCGAAGCAGCCGACTTTCGGTTTGGCATGGGGCTGGGTGCCGACGATTACCTCATCAAACCCTTTGACAACGTAACGTTGCTGAACGCTGTCTCGATGCGCCTGAATAAAGATCGGAGCGGACAACAGCAAGCTATCAGTGGGTTTGGTACACTCAAACAAGCTTTAACGGACGGCGAAGACGACCGCCAGCGCATCAGCGATACGTACCCGGTAACTCATTATAAGAAGAAACAAATCCTGTTCAAGGAAGGCTCACCAGCCTCCGCGCTTTACTTTGTCCGGCGCGGGCAGATGAAGCTGTTCATGACCGACGCAAACGGAAATGCCTACATAACCAGTCTAGCCGGCCAGAACGATTTCGTCGGCTATCTAGCGTTACTACGCGACGGTATATATACCGAATCAGCCGAATTTCTGGATGATTCAGAAATCTGCACCATACCTAAAAGCGATTTTCTGACGCTGATTCACAATAGCCAGGAAGTAGCCAATCAATTTATTTCGTTGATGGCGAATGATTTAGCTGATTACAAGGATCGGCTTTGCAAACTGGCTTACCAGACCGTACGCAAACGGGTAGCTGAGGCTCTGATTCTGTTCTATCGCAAATTTTACGCCCGATCCGAAAACCCGGCCACCCATGACCCGGCCACCTATGTATCGACTCCCCTGACTTTATCGCGTGAGAATTGGTCGCAGTTGGTTGGAGCCTCCACCGAAACTGTTATCCGGACCCTAAGCGATTTTCGCAACGAAGGGCTGATTGATGTTAACGGCAGCCAGATTACGCTGCTGGAGGTTCAGAAAATTGCCGCTTTACGACACTGA